In Geminocystis sp. NIES-3709, a single genomic region encodes these proteins:
- a CDS encoding polysaccharide biosynthesis tyrosine autokinase, producing the protein MEELLIYFKIIRKRWLPVSLVFAIIFFFLGYERSKKVIPLYKASGTIIFETKSPNIADPFALSSQTKLSNDLVLIKSNSLAEKVIKDLQLPLKLDPKKLVGNLVAVNPQNTDVIVLSFTDKDPEKAVEIVNAWIRNYVQLDREQKVTQTRELANFLEKQIPESQKELEITAEKLKEFKQNNRILDITAEATSTIDIIGQLDGQIAEIESQLAAQKSRRDSLRKIFPIDSETGITSSFVNESPMVASLVKQIQEINLKIEQQKVSLGDKHPQLITLEQEKKILEEQLKKYAQNINIQGELPKEDLDKIYQPGSTQSNLLAEYGTVERDIQSLEAQLKSLNQLINNYRERVDTLPNLEFEQEQLQRELDARSDLLQNLIKNYQDAQIALNNTQGNIRSAEFASIPTEPTTNSSFTYLIQGFLAGILASSLLAYLLEQLDNGVNNIEQIREYFQQPVLGKIPYFYHFYRHKTDNITSSLPVKNNPSSSICENFRAIGASLKFMDTEEKPLKVITISSSVAKEGKSTIAANIAIAVSELGKKVLLIEADLRKPGQKKIWGSTEKEFGLSELLHSEKNILLSESTIPVMPNLDLLLAGNSKSNPVALIGSSQMIDILEEMKTHYDLIIIDSPPISVAADAQILGRMSDGMLMVVRQSKVKISMLAGIKESLTQAEVNVIGLILNCFTSDSENNYYYYNYSYYRDKKDQKKNTLFS; encoded by the coding sequence ATGGAAGAATTGTTAATTTATTTCAAAATTATTCGTAAAAGATGGCTTCCTGTATCCCTAGTTTTTGCCATTATATTCTTCTTTTTAGGTTATGAGCGATCGAAAAAAGTAATTCCTCTTTATAAAGCTAGTGGTACTATTATTTTTGAGACAAAAAGTCCTAATATTGCCGATCCTTTTGCTTTATCTTCCCAAACAAAATTAAGCAATGATTTAGTATTAATTAAGTCTAATTCTTTGGCAGAAAAAGTTATCAAAGATTTACAATTACCTCTAAAATTAGATCCGAAAAAGTTAGTAGGAAATTTAGTTGCTGTCAATCCACAAAACACTGATGTAATTGTATTGTCATTTACAGATAAAGATCCAGAAAAAGCTGTTGAAATAGTCAATGCTTGGATCAGAAATTATGTACAATTAGACAGAGAACAAAAAGTCACTCAAACTAGAGAATTAGCCAATTTTTTAGAAAAGCAAATTCCTGAAAGTCAAAAAGAATTAGAGATAACTGCCGAAAAATTAAAAGAATTTAAACAAAATAATCGCATTTTAGACATAACTGCCGAAGCAACTTCTACCATTGATATTATTGGTCAATTAGATGGTCAAATCGCCGAAATAGAATCTCAATTGGCGGCTCAAAAATCTCGTAGAGATTCTTTAAGAAAAATATTTCCTATAGATTCTGAAACTGGTATTACTTCTAGTTTTGTCAATGAATCTCCTATGGTTGCTTCTCTAGTTAAACAAATCCAAGAAATTAATCTTAAAATTGAACAGCAAAAAGTTAGTTTGGGTGATAAACACCCTCAATTAATTACTTTAGAACAAGAAAAAAAAATTTTAGAAGAACAATTAAAAAAATATGCTCAAAATATTAATATTCAAGGAGAATTACCCAAAGAAGATTTAGATAAAATTTATCAACCCGGTTCAACTCAAAGCAATTTATTAGCGGAATATGGCACGGTCGAAAGAGATATTCAAAGTTTAGAAGCACAATTAAAATCTTTAAATCAATTAATTAATAATTATCGAGAAAGAGTTGATACTTTACCTAATTTAGAGTTTGAACAAGAACAATTACAACGAGAATTAGATGCTAGAAGTGACTTATTACAAAATTTAATTAAAAATTATCAAGATGCACAAATAGCCCTTAATAATACTCAAGGAAATATTCGATCGGCTGAATTTGCCTCTATACCGACAGAACCTACTACAAATAGTAGTTTTACTTATTTAATTCAAGGTTTTTTAGCCGGTATTTTAGCAAGTTCATTATTAGCTTATTTATTAGAACAATTAGATAACGGAGTTAATAATATTGAGCAAATTAGAGAGTATTTTCAACAACCAGTATTAGGAAAAATTCCCTATTTTTACCATTTTTATCGTCATAAAACTGATAATATTACAAGTAGTCTTCCTGTGAAGAATAATCCATCTTCTTCCATTTGTGAGAATTTTCGTGCTATTGGTGCGAGTCTCAAATTTATGGATACAGAAGAAAAACCTCTAAAAGTCATTACTATTTCCAGTAGTGTTGCTAAAGAAGGTAAATCAACCATTGCGGCGAACATTGCGATCGCAGTTTCCGAATTAGGGAAAAAAGTCTTATTGATTGAGGCCGATTTAAGAAAACCTGGACAAAAGAAAATTTGGGGAAGTACAGAGAAAGAATTTGGATTAAGTGAGTTATTGCACTCAGAAAAGAATATTTTACTCTCAGAATCGACAATTCCCGTTATGCCTAATTTAGATTTATTACTTGCCGGTAACAGTAAGTCTAACCCTGTCGCTTTAATTGGTTCTTCTCAAATGATAGATATACTTGAGGAAATGAAAACCCACTATGATTTAATTATTATTGACTCACCCCCTATTAGTGTAGCGGCAGATGCTCAAATTTTGGGCAGAATGAGTGATGGAATGTTAATGGTTGTACGTCAGAGTAAAGTAAAAATTTCTATGTTAGCTGGTATAAAAGAATCTTTAACCCAAGCAGAAGTTAATGTTATCGGCTTAATTCTTAATTGCTTCACTTCTGACAGTGAGAATAATTATTAT
- a CDS encoding SLBB domain-containing protein produces the protein MIKTNFYDRLLLTSIFVLGYSPLLLAQNISPRQPLKPLSPNSPTNSNTNNFKYDTSRQSNPSQQFPYTLDSGDVISLDIFNVPEYSKEYQVLVDGTINLPLINRLSVVGLTLAETEALIYDEYVRSELLKDPIVSINLVSPRPITVAIVGEIRTPGSYSIPFEGSTGTSQGRKFPNLISALQLANGINASADSRRVQVVRNYKGQEYIIPVNFWDFLEKGDLSQNIILRDGDRIIIPSAEEINPVEVLRVATANFSANLSIPITVSIVGEVNRPGPYTLSGDDVRANSLTDSLNFQNTTTIRNQEGLAGIPTATRAIKTAGGLTAKADIRNIEVRRTLPSGQEQIVKVNLWELLQTGKFREDALLQNGDRVFIPTIETIKDSEVRQVAIASFSPNTINVSVVGEVKTPGVKQLPPNVSLQQALLQAGGFDNRRANESVAELIRLNPDGTVTRRSIKVDFSSPLSDENNPPLLNNDVIFVERSNLAVASDATFAIINPFAQILGIIANTALVVDRFSGN, from the coding sequence ATGATTAAGACCAATTTCTACGATCGATTACTGTTAACTTCTATTTTTGTTTTAGGTTATTCTCCATTACTTTTAGCTCAAAATATCAGTCCTAGACAACCATTAAAACCTTTATCTCCCAACTCCCCCACCAATAGCAATACAAACAATTTTAAATACGATACTTCACGACAATCTAATCCGAGTCAACAATTTCCTTATACTCTTGATTCTGGTGATGTTATTTCCTTAGATATTTTTAATGTACCCGAATATAGTAAGGAATACCAAGTTTTAGTAGATGGAACTATTAATTTACCTTTAATTAATCGTCTCTCTGTGGTGGGATTAACTCTAGCAGAAACGGAAGCTCTTATTTATGATGAATATGTTCGTTCAGAACTACTAAAAGATCCGATCGTAAGTATTAATTTAGTTTCACCTCGTCCTATTACTGTTGCTATTGTCGGAGAAATTAGAACTCCTGGATCTTATTCTATTCCCTTTGAAGGTTCAACAGGAACAAGTCAAGGACGAAAATTTCCTAATTTGATTAGTGCATTACAATTAGCCAATGGTATTAATGCTTCCGCCGATAGTCGTCGAGTCCAAGTTGTTCGTAATTATAAAGGTCAAGAGTACATTATTCCTGTGAATTTTTGGGATTTTTTGGAAAAAGGTGATTTAAGTCAAAATATTATCCTCAGAGATGGTGATCGAATAATTATTCCCAGTGCCGAAGAAATTAACCCAGTAGAAGTATTGAGAGTAGCCACAGCTAATTTCTCAGCTAATTTAAGTATTCCTATTACCGTTAGTATTGTGGGAGAAGTCAATCGACCTGGCCCTTATACTTTAAGTGGTGATGATGTAAGAGCCAATAGTTTAACCGATAGTTTAAATTTTCAAAACACGACAACCATTCGTAATCAAGAAGGTTTAGCTGGAATACCCACAGCTACAAGGGCAATTAAAACCGCAGGGGGTTTAACGGCAAAAGCAGATATTCGTAATATTGAAGTTAGGCGTACATTACCATCAGGGCAAGAACAAATAGTTAAAGTTAATTTATGGGAATTATTACAAACAGGAAAGTTTAGAGAAGATGCTTTATTGCAAAACGGCGATCGAGTTTTTATTCCTACCATAGAAACCATTAAAGATAGTGAAGTTCGTCAAGTTGCGATCGCTAGTTTTTCTCCCAATACGATTAATGTTAGTGTGGTAGGAGAAGTCAAAACTCCTGGAGTAAAACAATTACCCCCTAACGTAAGTTTACAACAAGCACTCTTACAAGCCGGAGGATTTGACAATCGTCGTGCTAATGAAAGCGTTGCTGAATTAATACGGCTCAACCCTGATGGTACAGTAACTAGACGATCGATCAAAGTCGATTTTAGCTCCCCCTTAAGTGATGAAAATAATCCTCCATTATTAAATAATGATGTGATATTTGTCGAACGATCCAATTTAGCTGTAGCTTCGGACGCTACTTTTGCTATCATTAATCCTTTTGCCCAAATACTAGGAATTATTGCTAATACTGCATTGGTAGTCGATCGATTTAGTGGAAATTAA
- a CDS encoding glycosyltransferase family 4 protein → MMINYYNSDDQYHILILNQFFPPDYAPTGQLIEELAIALSEKGMKVRVFSGQPAYAFDTKEAPRDEIIKGVNIKRTRSSRVWPDRIRGKAVNSILFFIRAFFHLIRYQKTDDLLIITTAPAFMTWLGFFAHLIWRKKYICIIYDLYPNILYQLKVLPKNHAIVKLWGILNHHTWINAQEIIVLSDSMKKRIIESCPSIKHKITVVHNWADGNMIKPLNKEDNWFAQQYGLHTKFTIIYSGNMGRCHDMDTIISAAYLLTEYQDNFQFLFIGSGAQQKPLKDKMDKLGLKNVLFLPYQKKEILPYSLTACDISLISIAEDMDGVVAPSKLYSTLAAGNVVGVICPETSFLTQLVVKAQCGESFRNGDAEGLANFFLNLYHNKKLCEKMGYNARQYFCNNFSKNIAVDKYMEIIEGIRYESKKYPHR, encoded by the coding sequence ATGATGATAAATTATTATAATTCTGATGATCAATATCACATCTTAATTTTAAATCAGTTTTTTCCCCCAGACTATGCCCCGACAGGACAGTTAATCGAAGAACTAGCCATTGCATTGAGTGAAAAAGGAATGAAAGTTCGGGTTTTTAGTGGTCAACCTGCTTACGCCTTCGATACTAAAGAAGCACCGAGAGATGAAATTATTAAGGGAGTTAATATAAAAAGAACAAGGAGTTCAAGAGTTTGGCCCGATCGTATTAGAGGGAAAGCAGTTAACAGTATTTTGTTTTTTATCAGAGCTTTTTTTCATCTTATTCGTTATCAAAAAACAGATGATCTACTAATCATTACCACTGCTCCTGCATTTATGACTTGGCTAGGTTTTTTTGCTCATTTAATCTGGAGAAAAAAATATATTTGCATTATTTATGACTTATATCCTAATATTCTTTATCAATTGAAGGTTTTGCCAAAAAATCATGCGATCGTCAAATTATGGGGTATATTAAATCATCACACATGGATTAATGCTCAAGAAATTATTGTTTTGTCAGACTCTATGAAAAAGCGAATTATTGAAAGCTGTCCATCTATTAAACATAAAATCACGGTAGTTCATAATTGGGCTGATGGTAACATGATCAAACCCTTGAATAAAGAAGATAATTGGTTTGCACAACAATACGGACTACACACAAAATTTACCATAATTTATTCAGGAAATATGGGACGTTGTCATGATATGGATACAATAATTTCGGCTGCATATCTCCTGACAGAATATCAGGATAATTTTCAATTTTTATTTATTGGTAGTGGTGCTCAACAAAAGCCTCTCAAGGATAAAATGGACAAATTAGGGTTAAAAAATGTCTTATTCCTTCCCTATCAAAAAAAAGAAATCTTACCTTATTCTCTGACTGCTTGTGATATATCTTTAATTTCTATTGCGGAAGATATGGATGGAGTTGTTGCACCTAGTAAACTTTACTCCACTTTAGCCGCAGGAAATGTGGTAGGAGTTATTTGCCCGGAAACATCATTCTTGACACAATTAGTTGTCAAGGCTCAATGTGGAGAGAGTTTTAGAAACGGAGATGCTGAGGGATTAGCAAATTTCTTTTTGAACTTATATCATAATAAAAAACTTTGTGAAAAAATGGGATACAATGCTAGACAATATTTTTGTAACAATTTTAGTAAGAATATTGCAGTAGATAAATATATGGAGATTATTGAAGGGATTCGTTATGAATCAAAAAAATATCCGCACAGATAA
- a CDS encoding NAD-dependent epimerase, giving the protein MNKILVTGAAGFIGFHLSQSLVKQNNQVIGIDNLNDYYDVSLKKARLQELEKLDNFQFHFMDLHDRNSIDKLFKQEKFDIVVNLAAQAGVRYSLENPHVYAESNVVGFLNILEGCRHNPVKHLVFASSSSVYGMNSKIPFSTNDPVDCPVSLYAATKRANELMAYTYSHLYKIPSTGLRFFTVYGPWGRPDMALFLFTKAILGEKPIRVFNYGKMQRDFTYIDDIVVGIEKVMEKIPSGVPPYKLYNIGNNQPVELLHLIEVIEKSLRKTAIKEFLPMQPGDVLTTYADVDDLITDVGFSPKTPIEKGVEKFVNWYRNYYQV; this is encoded by the coding sequence ATGAATAAAATTTTGGTCACGGGTGCCGCTGGTTTTATTGGTTTTCATCTTTCTCAATCCCTTGTAAAACAAAATAATCAAGTAATAGGCATTGATAACCTTAATGACTATTATGATGTTTCTCTAAAAAAAGCCCGTCTTCAGGAATTAGAAAAATTAGATAACTTTCAATTTCATTTCATGGATTTGCACGATCGAAATAGCATTGATAAACTGTTTAAACAGGAAAAATTTGATATAGTCGTTAACCTCGCCGCCCAAGCAGGAGTTAGGTATTCTCTCGAAAATCCTCATGTTTATGCAGAAAGTAACGTCGTTGGGTTTTTAAATATTCTCGAAGGTTGTCGCCACAATCCTGTTAAACATCTCGTTTTTGCTTCCTCTAGCTCCGTTTATGGCATGAATAGTAAAATTCCTTTCAGTACCAACGATCCTGTTGATTGCCCTGTCAGTTTATATGCCGCTACAAAAAGAGCCAACGAATTAATGGCTTATACCTATAGTCATCTCTACAAAATTCCTAGTACTGGATTACGTTTCTTTACAGTATATGGCCCTTGGGGTCGTCCAGATATGGCATTATTTTTATTTACAAAAGCCATTTTAGGAGAAAAACCAATCCGTGTTTTCAACTACGGAAAAATGCAGAGAGATTTTACTTATATTGATGATATTGTTGTGGGGATAGAAAAAGTTATGGAAAAAATACCTTCAGGAGTCCCACCCTATAAACTTTATAATATTGGTAATAATCAACCTGTAGAATTATTGCATTTAATCGAAGTAATCGAGAAATCCCTGAGAAAAACTGCTATCAAAGAGTTTTTACCGATGCAACCGGGTGATGTTTTAACAACTTACGCTGACGTAGATGATTTAATTACAGATGTGGGGTTTAGTCCTAAAACTCCTATTGAAAAAGGAGTAGAAAAATTTGTTAATTGGTATCGTAATTATTATCAAGTTTAG
- a CDS encoding alpha-amylase family glycosyl hydrolase yields MNNSIEFKLFAPYNEGATLMGSFSEWKEIPMKKGDDGYFRTSVLLDDGGYQYKFRVQSLSWFVEPNEWVDVIDPCATDIDNSSQNAIIIIKDGDRIVDDYIWKHDDKNLPSDRELVIYELHVGDFSGGEKDNKIRGKYQDIIEKIDYLCELGINAIELMPVNEYPGDHSWGYNPRHFFATESSYGSTSDLKQLIDSCHEKGIRVILDVIYNHSESEAPLTKINYDYWYHHSPRDPDNNWGPEFNYDLYDENLQIHPAWEFVGDNLIFWIKEYHIDGIRLDAARQIDNYDFMHWIVGQGKQTAGIKPFFTIAEHIPETTTITNAEGPMDSCWHESFYNTIMTHICGDGFDLESLKDVIDCKRQGFMGESNVVNYLTNHDHNHLMAELSDRNIFYEEAFKRIKLGVAILMTAIGIPMIWMGEELGEYKYKKMESSKIDWQLLENDLNKNLLEYYKGLISLRKNNRALWTENIDFFHENNEAGILAYTRWNEEGSRIVIIVNFSDTFRAGYHIPNFPANGKWHEWTGNYEMESGDNGMTIDLGTYEAKVLVWQ; encoded by the coding sequence ATGAATAATTCTATTGAATTTAAGTTGTTTGCTCCCTATAATGAGGGTGCAACCTTAATGGGTTCTTTTTCTGAATGGAAAGAAATTCCCATGAAAAAAGGTGATGATGGATATTTTCGTACTTCTGTTCTATTAGATGATGGAGGTTATCAGTATAAATTTCGTGTTCAATCTCTTAGTTGGTTTGTTGAACCTAATGAATGGGTAGATGTAATTGATCCTTGTGCTACTGATATTGATAATTCTTCTCAAAATGCTATCATTATCATTAAAGACGGCGATCGTATTGTAGATGACTATATTTGGAAACATGATGATAAAAATTTACCCTCCGATCGAGAATTAGTAATTTATGAACTTCATGTAGGTGATTTTTCAGGAGGAGAAAAAGATAATAAAATTCGTGGTAAATATCAAGACATTATCGAAAAAATAGATTATCTTTGCGAGTTAGGTATCAATGCCATTGAATTAATGCCCGTCAATGAGTATCCGGGAGATCATAGTTGGGGCTATAACCCTCGACATTTTTTTGCCACTGAATCCAGTTATGGCTCAACTTCTGACTTAAAACAACTTATTGACTCATGCCATGAAAAAGGAATTCGTGTAATCCTAGATGTAATCTATAATCATTCAGAATCAGAAGCACCTCTCACTAAAATTAACTATGATTATTGGTATCATCACTCACCCCGAGATCCTGATAATAATTGGGGGCCTGAATTTAATTATGATTTATATGATGAGAATTTACAAATACATCCAGCTTGGGAATTTGTTGGAGATAATTTAATCTTTTGGATCAAAGAGTATCATATTGACGGTATTCGTCTTGATGCCGCTAGACAAATCGATAATTATGATTTTATGCACTGGATTGTTGGGCAAGGCAAACAAACCGCAGGAATAAAGCCTTTTTTCACGATCGCAGAACATATCCCTGAAACTACAACTATTACTAATGCAGAAGGGCCGATGGATAGTTGTTGGCATGAAAGTTTTTATAACACGATAATGACTCACATTTGTGGAGATGGATTTGATTTAGAAAGTCTCAAGGATGTTATCGACTGCAAACGACAAGGTTTTATGGGTGAGAGTAATGTGGTAAATTATCTCACTAATCATGATCATAATCATTTGATGGCAGAATTGAGCGATCGAAATATCTTTTATGAAGAAGCCTTTAAACGCATTAAATTAGGCGTTGCAATATTAATGACGGCGATCGGAATACCGATGATTTGGATGGGAGAAGAATTAGGAGAGTATAAGTATAAAAAAATGGAATCCTCAAAAATCGATTGGCAACTTTTAGAGAATGACTTAAATAAAAATTTACTCGAATATTATAAAGGTTTAATTTCATTGCGTAAAAATAATCGCGCATTGTGGACAGAAAACATTGATTTTTTCCATGAAAATAACGAGGCGGGTATCTTAGCTTATACCCGATGGAATGAGGAAGGATCTCGTATTGTAATCATAGTGAATTTTTCTGATACTTTTCGGGCAGGTTATCATATTCCTAATTTTCCAGCTAATGGTAAATGGCATGAATGGACAGGCAATTATGAAATGGAATCAGGAGATAATGGAATGACGATCGACTTAGGTACTTATGAAGCTAAAGTTTTAGTCTGGCAATAA
- a CDS encoding DUF4214 domain-containing protein, which yields MKTSTILLTGTLLSISLISATPVLAQSQKITCVRNQNIINCPGYGSFRYRDNDNKGNNNNNNNNNYSRFDGEINNTYVQVLGRNANSDELRNYSQKMNNQNWSLNQVRRDIASNDQEFNKIINRMYQEYLGRNIDSARFQYFQNLVVNGENIDFVRNAIANSPEARSRNNYDNINNSRVEEKINSIYLQVLGRNANSSELKNYTQKVDNQNWSFEQVRNDIARNSETNQAITSIYQEILGRNIDPAGLQYFQNLIVNGRNIDYVRNAVANSPEAVNRRNNNSSNNTRVEDKINNIYIQVLGRNADSNDLKNYTQKINDQNWSLVQVRREVASKPELNQAINKIYQEFLGRNADERGSEYFQNLVMNGQSIEFVRNSIYNSPEARNRR from the coding sequence TATTAATTGTCCGGGATATGGTAGTTTCAGGTATCGAGATAACGATAATAAGGGCAACAATAATAATAATAACAACAATAATTATTCACGTTTTGATGGAGAAATTAATAATACCTATGTTCAGGTTTTAGGACGTAATGCTAATTCTGATGAATTGAGAAATTATAGCCAAAAAATGAATAATCAAAATTGGTCTTTAAATCAAGTGCGCCGTGATATTGCCTCCAATGACCAAGAATTTAATAAAATTATCAACAGAATGTATCAAGAGTACTTAGGACGCAATATTGATTCTGCTCGATTTCAGTATTTTCAAAACTTAGTTGTTAATGGTGAAAACATTGATTTTGTCAGAAATGCGATCGCTAATAGTCCTGAAGCCAGAAGCAGAAATAATTACGATAACATCAATAATTCTCGTGTTGAAGAAAAAATCAACAGTATTTATCTTCAGGTTTTAGGGCGTAACGCTAATTCTAGTGAATTGAAAAATTATACTCAAAAAGTTGATAATCAAAATTGGTCTTTTGAACAAGTACGAAATGATATTGCTCGCAATTCAGAAACCAATCAAGCAATTACAAGCATATATCAAGAAATACTGGGAAGAAATATTGATCCTGCTGGATTACAGTATTTTCAAAATTTAATTGTTAATGGTAGAAATATTGATTATGTCAGAAATGCGGTTGCCAATAGTCCTGAGGCTGTAAACAGAAGGAACAATAATAGTAGTAATAATACTCGTGTTGAAGACAAAATCAACAATATCTATATTCAAGTTTTAGGACGTAACGCTGATTCTAATGACCTAAAAAATTATACTCAAAAAATAAATGATCAAAATTGGTCTTTAGTGCAAGTGCGTCGTGAAGTTGCCAGTAAACCAGAACTTAATCAAGCTATTAATAAAATCTACCAAGAGTTTTTAGGTCGTAATGCTGATGAAAGGGGATCAGAGTATTTTCAAAACTTAGTTATGAATGGACAATCGATCGAATTTGTCCGAAATTCTATTTATAACAGTCCTGAAGCCAGAAACAGAAGATAA